CGGGAGGTTGATGCTGTTGTGATATCCCACGACCATATTGATCATATCTGCTGTGCCGGTGTGTACCAGAGGAAGTACGGCCTGCCTCTTTATGTCACACCGAAGACCCTGATGGCTGCTTCTGAAAGGCACCGGCTTGGCAGGCTAAATGATATAACCCACTTCCAGTCAGACGGGCTGCTTCAGTTTGGGAAAATGAGTGTTCAGGCGATCCCTACGCCGCACGATGGTGTAGATGGTGCTGCATTTGTCGTTACTTCCAACAATAAGCGTCTCGGCATCCTTGCCGATCTCGGACATCTCTTTGAGGGGCTGGAGCGGATTATAGCATCCCTCGATGCGGTCTTCATCGAAAGTAATTATGACCCGGATATGCTTGCAAACGGACGCTATCCCGCATTCCTGAAGAGGCGCATAAAAGGTCCGGAAGGCCACCTCTCAAACATCGAGGCCGCTGAATTGCTCCGGCGTTCTAATGGAGACCGTCTGAAATGGGCTTGTCTGGTGCATCTCTCCGAGGATAACAATATCCCTGACCTGGCGCTTCAGACACACCGCAGGATCGTTAACCCGAACCTCACCCTCTACACCGCCAGTCGTTACATGTCGACAGGGGTCTTGTCAATCTAAGGTTCAAAATGGTTAAATCCGTGCAAGGATAAAAAACCGTGAAAATAGTGCAGCTTTCCGATATCACAGAAGAGGGGCTTTCTCACGCCCCGGAGATTAAAAAGAAGGTAATGCTCAGGCCCGGTGACCTGCCGCACCTGACAAATTTCTCTCAGGCCTATTTCGTGCCCCGCCAAAGGGCTGCGGCACATTCCCATAGCGACATGTTTGAGGTATTCCTGGTGGAATCCGGCTCAGGTGTAATACGGGTGGATGGGGAGGAACACCGTCTTGAAAAGGGGACCTGTGTTGTGGTTCAACCCGGTGAGGTCCATGAGATTGTCAATTCCGGGACAGGGGTATTGGTTCTTACCTATTTTGGAATTGAGGCTTGATCCGGGGTAAGGGATGAAAGCCAAATAAAGACAGGGGAAGGAGGAACGGATATGTGCCTTTATCTTGTCCAGCACACAGAGCCAAAGAGCAAAGAGGAAGACCCTGAAAGACCACTCTCTGAGAAGGGCCTTCAGGAGATCAGAAAGGTGGCATTGCATCTGTCTTGGCTGAATATCGGGGTTGACAGGATACTCCATAGTGGTAAGCTGCGGGCAAAGCAGACAGCAGAGGCCCTGTCTGAGGAGCTAACCCCCCCTGAAGGCTTATCGGGAACAGATGGGCTTGCACCCCTGAATGACCCTGTAATATGGGCAGGTCGCCTGAAAGAGATGACAGGCGATATTATGCTTGTAGGGCATCTTCCGCACCTGGAGAAGCTCGCCTCCCTGTTGCTTTGTGGAGACAGGGATAAGAAGATCGTTACATTCAGGATGGGCGGAGTTGTCTGCCTGAAGAGGGAGGACAACGGCGATTGGTCTTTACAGTGGATATTGACTCCCGAGATGGCCCG
This region of bacterium BMS3Abin08 genomic DNA includes:
- the yycJ gene encoding putative metallo-hydrolase YycJ, whose amino-acid sequence is MIAISLQSGSSGNCIYVESCGVKLLFDAGISGIQAERRLAAHGRDIREVDAVVISHDHIDHICCAGVYQRKYGLPLYVTPKTLMAASERHRLGRLNDITHFQSDGLLQFGKMSVQAIPTPHDGVDGAAFVVTSNNKRLGILADLGHLFEGLERIIASLDAVFIESNYDPDMLANGRYPAFLKRRIKGPEGHLSNIEAAELLRRSNGDRLKWACLVHLSEDNNIPDLALQTHRRIVNPNLTLYTASRYMSTGVLSI
- a CDS encoding cupin domain protein; amino-acid sequence: MKIVQLSDITEEGLSHAPEIKKKVMLRPGDLPHLTNFSQAYFVPRQRAAAHSHSDMFEVFLVESGSGVIRVDGEEHRLEKGTCVVVQPGEVHEIVNSGTGVLVLTYFGIEA
- the sixA gene encoding phosphohistidine phosphatase SixA; the encoded protein is MCLYLVQHTEPKSKEEDPERPLSEKGLQEIRKVALHLSWLNIGVDRILHSGKLRAKQTAEALSEELTPPEGLSGTDGLAPLNDPVIWAGRLKEMTGDIMLVGHLPHLEKLASLLLCGDRDKKIVTFRMGGVVCLKREDNGDWSLQWILTPEMAR